The DNA segment ATATGATCATTATTATAATTCAGCACATTACTTTTCTATTAAGGAAAGATCAGATTCTTCCAGGGCGTTTTTAGACCTGTTGTACAACCTGAACCGGAATGATTTGCTGATACAGGAGTTAATTACAGGAACCATCCGGGAACTGGTGTCTAAAATGGGTGCGGAAAAAACGGTTATTGACTCATTAAAATCCTACTTTGCTACCTATCCTTTCCTGAAGAAAACAAATAAACTACAGGAGTATTATATCTTTTGCCTTGCTACCCAGGTAGGCATGTTGTATGATGAAGAAAATGACAAAGAAGGCATAAGATACCTGACACTGTTAAAAGAAACTTTACAGCAGGAAAAACCTGCTCTTGACATGCAAAACAAAATGTTGTTGACGAACGCCATTGGGGAAGTAAGCGGCTTCTATGTAAGGAAAAGCAATTATAAATCGGCCCGTGAGTTGCTTGTATTCATGAAAAACCTATACCCGGACAATGAGGATTTTGCACGCCGGCTTACGCATGTAGAGAAAATGCTGAATACTAAAAAATAGCCTGAAATTATTGCTCATCCAGCCAGGCGGACAAACATTGTGATATTTTCTCCGCCTCTACCATAAACCCGTCATGACCATACGCAGAATCTATCTCAACCAAGGTAGCATTGGGCAGGTGTGCTTTCATATGCCGTTGCTCCTCCAAAGGACATAAAATATCACTGCTGATGCCGATCAGTAAAGTCTTTTGTTGCAGTTGTTGTAAGATCTTCTCCACATCACCGCCCCGGCCACGCCCTAAATGGTGGGTGTCCATGGCTTTGGTGAGGAACCAATAGCTGTAGGCATTGAAACGTTTTACCAGTTTGTCGCCCTGGTAATTGATATAGGAAGCTGCCCGGTAGTCATCCAGCTTTTCGGTATCGGTATCGGTTTGCTTTTGCACCATAATGCCATAATTCCGGTAGGTAAGCATCCCGATAGCGCGGGCGGCTTTTAGTCCTTTTTGTCCGGCCTGCGGAGATCCTTCCTGCCAGGTGCTATCTGCCTCAATCGCCAATCTTTGTGTGGCATGTATAGCAATACCCCAGGCGCTTTCGGTAGGGGAAGTGGCCAGCAGGAAAAGCCGTTCTATCACTTCCTTTTCCAGTACATTCCATTCCATCGCCTGGTAGCCACCCATACTGCCACCCATTAATAAATGGATCTTGTTGATGCCGAGGTGGCGGCGTAACAGGATATGCGCCTGCACCATGTCGCGGATGGTAATCAGGGGAAACTGGTGGTAATAAGGCTGTCCCGTAGCCGGATTAATACTCAAGGGCCCAGTAGTGCCGTAACAGGAACCCAATATATTGGCGCAAACGATAAAATATTTGTCCGGATTGATCACACAACCCTGTCCTACCACGCCTTTCCACCAATCGGCTACTTCCGAGTTGGCCGTAAGCGCATGACATATCCATACCACTTTACTGTCTGCCTGCAGGGTGCCATAAGTATGGTATGCAATTGTAAGTTCAGGTAGTGACTGGCCATTTTCCAGTGGAAAGGGCTGATTATAATGGAAATACTTCATTCTTCCG comes from the Paraflavitalea devenefica genome and includes:
- the metX gene encoding homoserine O-acetyltransferase MetX codes for the protein MKYFHYNQPFPLENGQSLPELTIAYHTYGTLQADSKVVWICHALTANSEVADWWKGVVGQGCVINPDKYFIVCANILGSCYGTTGPLSINPATGQPYYHQFPLITIRDMVQAHILLRRHLGINKIHLLMGGSMGGYQAMEWNVLEKEVIERLFLLATSPTESAWGIAIHATQRLAIEADSTWQEGSPQAGQKGLKAARAIGMLTYRNYGIMVQKQTDTDTEKLDDYRAASYINYQGDKLVKRFNAYSYWFLTKAMDTHHLGRGRGGDVEKILQQLQQKTLLIGISSDILCPLEEQRHMKAHLPNATLVEIDSAYGHDGFMVEAEKISQCLSAWLDEQ